The Triticum aestivum cultivar Chinese Spring chromosome 4B, IWGSC CS RefSeq v2.1, whole genome shotgun sequence sequence cattggccgagttgctgacacggctcatacaggatcatttataacccgccgcagtcacctcaaccttctgtggattcacatcacaTTATCAACGCCAACAATACACCTCTTATGTTGTGGTCAAGCATGGAGAGtatcaagccaactcctcgagtagtcttgaGACTAGGGGGCTACAATGGCATGACTCGGCAGAATTGgccggtttcaatgcattcaagaactacgggtcattggagggaaaagtAACCCTGCCCCAGAGATTACTGCTATATCGATGAAAAATTAAAAAGGTCGTCAGAAAaattccggctcacaatgatgcttccggtttaaaaatccggctcaagagacattTTTCTCCCACAAAGcgctgaagctcttaatatccggtttaaaaccggttcaagggaaatttatttacTACAAAGCTttaaagctctcaaatccggttcaaggtaaatttatctctcacaaagttttgaagctttcaaatctggtttaaagttccggttcaaaaagaattaatctctcgcaagttcaagttctcagaaagattaaagggtgccaaaaagaacttgctgccatgatgcacagTTCAAACGTGGGTATCCTGTCTTACGGCTTatcttatatggtcacttgggggcttcctgctcatcgggcatagctattagtaccctcttgatcggtgcaatgccaaaacttatatggtcacttgggggcgtcctgttcaaacataggtcgtattcgaaccaaagagaacacagctatcgatacccttttgattagcaaactgctgaacctacttgggggcttcttgatcgtatccgaatcatagctcaacccctttgggaatcgatgtggatcgtattcgaatcagcgttgctaaacaactcttaaggtcatttgggggcttcttgttcaaacataggtcgtatttgaaccaaagagaacatagctgtcggtacccttttgattaggaaactgctgaacctacttgggagcttcttgatcgtatccgaatcatagctcaacccctttgggaatcgacgtggatcgtattcgaatcagtgtcgATGAACAACTCTTAAGGTcgtttgggggcttcttgttcaaacataggtcgtatttgaaccaaagagaacatagctgtcgatacccactttgatcggcaacgccaacgccactgggggctatatgatcgtattcgaatcttagcttaacccctttggaacggtttactgatcgtattcgaatcagaagcctcaaaaattttatctgtttttatacaatcgcaagtatttgaattgtcacaaatatcatatgtgtcggctcttacagagttgagttatcaacttcactgtccgggtcacataaaccggcggtatcattcaaaggatcatagggatcttgtgatctacttgtgtgcaggataagactacatttgggtggttacccgccctggcttttgacgttaagtcaccagggcatatgttgtttaaactctttgcaggatttgcagaaatatgacatataaatgattaagttcaagctcattaccaaagttgatgcttcaaaatgattatccgttctggatttttctcaaaggctataggccgccgggttataaaaattccggcttacaatggaggagTATTAAATCGctatcggccaagagccgccgggtatttaaactctagATTTACTTaccaacagatgaggtattcaaagtcactttggcgcaatggctattattttattaatggatatgatttattctacaatgaaaggaatagtcccgagtcgctacaggcttacgaccctgcacttgggggctacattattcaaattgagattacatcgaatatgcaagtcccatgtcactgccagcatgcaccatgtcacttgggggataatgcaaagtcatgtttattggccttattgaagacctgactcatccccttgtaatgagccggcccttgggggctaccaattgctcctatcaacaattcaaggtacaaagctttttattcattatattgaagggtccactgctcagttggtaaagcacaaggctcttagccgtgtggacgtggattcaagccccatgatggggttacatcatatgatgttatttttcattgaagtatatatcaagtcccagctcaatattatcttactgagtcggcccttgggggatacacatcactgctcaaatttacatcatcatatttacaaagtccgtgctcattattacataatgacccgacacttgggggctaatgcatattgctctttgctgAAGACAATTCTAgtatgacccggctacactactatgactatagccgactcatgggggctacacaactggattttatttaaagccatggtgataagtcctggcttattcatgctgattaaaccggcccttgggggctacaggtaatatggatataagggagaaatatcttcaaattctcagtttgagtaaatcagattgacccggtgtctgcaaaaatcataaaccggcgtcgacgacaattatgactcggcatcatctatttataacccggcaattttggtaatcataaaccggtaagttttatatcttcaagccggctgaatataagttgaatatttgaagaccaatatttttgtcaagtcagagcattgaaagctgactcaagtggattatctcttacaatatttctcaacaagagaccaatgtcagcaaattgactctgaagctggcctgttgacctggatttttcaaaggaagtatctggattttttgcattggcaaaatttgatcactgctaaagagatttgctatgagattatggatacatatcaagaagaAGATGACaaagacttaaggatgatcaagtgccggcttacaaagaatatttaacccgaaACACAACCTGACAAATTTattcttgtgtttatattgtaggttagtttaacatggataaatccaaattaaactgggggctaatgtcggggatataccctgagGTATGACCCGGCCGAACTTGGCGACTCACAGGGACCCGACTGGAGCTGAGCTACTCACTGGCGATGTGCCCAGACATGGCGGTTTATATGTAACCCGCCTAGatttgtgactcactggagacccggcgggcaGATCAGACGGGTGACAAGGCtcaaggcccagcaggccggcttatactctggtgggccggcttaagaggaaagggatgatgaatatttactttacgaggaagcaagacgcGGGCTTGTAtttaacttgtaagaaaagatagactagtcctagtaggactccacatgtaacccgcccctctaacttatataaggagggtcagggctccccaaagagagaGAGGCAACAAGAACAacctctagggctagacacaagagCCGGCTTActggcgactctctcatgatcataatgagacctagccacaaacagcatgtagggttattacgggatgatgtttcccgggggccaaagctgtctaaatccttgtcttgcgtgttgtgtctctcgtcccgatcaacccctctcaagctaccacatagatgtgttggcctcgcgactaagtcctaacactaaggacaattgacgtgttaattccacgacacttataataggaaaagcgctcctgaggacacatgggaatatcatcaagctagttttcagcacgctcatatgattcgcgttcggtactttgataatttgatatgtgggtggactggtgcttgggtgatgttcttacttgaacaagcatcccacttatgattaacctctattgcaagcatccgcaactacaacaaaaatattaaggtaaacctaaccatagcattaaacatatggatccaaatcagccccttatgaagcaacgcataaactagggtttaagcttctgtcactctagcaacccatcatctacttattacttctcaatgccttcctctaggcccaaataatggtgaagtgttatgtagtcgacgttcacataacatcactagaggctagacaacatacatcttatcaaaatatcgaacgaataccaaattcacatgactactaatagcaagacttctcccttgtcctcaggaacaaacgtaattattcacaaagcatattcatgttcataatcagaggggtaataatgtgcataaaggatctgaacatataatcttccaccaattaaaccaactagcatcaactacaaggagtaatcaacattactagcaacctactagcaccaatcccggacttggagacaagaattggatacaagagatgaactagggtttggatatgagatggtgctgatgaagatgttgatggagattgccctctcctgatgagaggagcgttggtgatgacgatggtgatgatttccccctcccggagggaagtgtccccggcagaacagctctgccggagccctagattggttctgccaaggttccgcctcgtggcggcagagtctcgtcccgaaaggttgccttctattttttttctcatcgaaagacttcatataggagaagatgggcgtcggagagccaccaggggggccacgaggtaggggggcgcgcccagggagggagggcgcccccccccccccaccctcgtgagcagggtgtgggccccttggccttcatctttggcaatgattttttttatttattttaaggtattccgtggagtttcaggacttttggagttgcgcagaataggcctccaatatttgctccttttccagcccagaattccagctgtcggcattctccctcttcatgtaacccttgtaaaataagagagaatagccataagtattgtgacataacgtgaaataacagcccataatgcaataaatattatcataaaagcatgatgcaaaatggacgtatcactgcaccccccgcattatgcatattgatataacctcgactattgtcagtccAGATTGGGCCAGTATCTTTATCCTGCCCGTCAGGAAGTGTACTTCTCTGgaatcttcctcctgggggctccgagggcgccaactttggcgtttcttcagcggagcgttattaaactcaggaagtCCCGTCCGGATTGGGTCCAAAAGGGGAATgtcatctacataaaaccactccgagggccagccttcagatgccttctttggagtgccggaaaggtatccggtctgggcgatgcgccatatttcggctccgcccacttgatatatagaatCCCCCTGATTACGAGGGACAAGGCACAATaacttcttccataactcgaagtgagcctcgcagcccaggaataattcACAGAGGGCAATGTATCATGTGATGTGCAGCACGGAGGCGGGGGTAAAATTGTGCaactggaggctgtagaactccaggagcccgcgaaggaatgggtggattggaaactcGACGCCTCTTAGAAAATATGGGATGAGGCATACTCGAtccccctgagatgggttaggggatctctccgcttgcgccccgccattgtaggtggctagtccggctcggaggGGGACCATGtacgccggtggaagaaacccttgggtctgcaactctactaaacggttgtgggggacagaacattcttcccaatcacctggcttagagctaagggagcgagaagaggagctgcagcgaccggccatgatggaatggttttttCCGGATGGGCTCTGTTGAAAGCTTGCTTAAGGGAAGaaggtgaggtttggatctgaggatccccgtctcttcaaacaGATGGTTTGCCTGCAGGgtcggggtggcaaatgtaaaaatgctctggctcctcgtattcgctcgacacgtggagatggtcattattgaagcacagaagccgaggaatacaacattgatgggaagccggacactattcgctaCAACGAGTACTCTGGATTTgggggaagaacccgccttgcaatgccgaagacaatctgcgcgccagactcatcttcattgaagcctggttcaggggctactgagggagtcctggattagggggtatccggacagccggactatatactttggtcggactgttggactatgaagatgcaaggctcaagatttcgtcccgtgtccggatgggactctcctttgcgtggaaggcaagcttggcgattcggatgttagatctccttctttgtaaccgactctgtgtaaccctagcctcctctggtgtctatataaaccggagggtttagtccgtaggaggacaataatcataatcataggctagcttctagggtttagcctctacgatctcgtggtagatcaactcttgtaatactcatatcatcaagatcaatcaagcaggaagtaggttagtacgtccatagagagggcccgaacctgggtaaaacatcgtgtcccctgcctcctattaccattagccttagacgcacagttcgggaccccctacccgagatccgccggttttgacaccgacaccctacTGGTCAGATTTGGGGATTATGAAGTTGCACTCACATACATGATTGTCATGAGCTGAAATTTAGAGGATGTgagttatttgatcatatgaagctgctgtaaaagtttcatgccatttggaaataccaaaatggtacttgcttcacagagCTTCATCCTTACCAGAAACTTGGAAACATTGCATAAGGAAAATGGCTAAATGAAATGAGCCAAAACTTGGTGGAAGGAGCGAATATAATAGGAgaatgtcctggtaaattttcagcttAATTGAAGCAATATAacatatagttgcttcacaaactaaaaatctgaccagaaaccaagatttgAAGTTGAGCTCGCATGGAAGggttacatgagctcaaatttggtggagagtcatgatttggtcatatgaaggatcctgcaaaagttcaactcatttggattaacctagctagtacttccttcacaatggcttcccacagacaggaactttgaaaaattgctcaggaatatctACTAGGCAAATTGAGTTTAATTTTGGTAGGAGGTAATGATaaggacaggaaaaggtgtccaaaaagtttggagGCAATcaggcaaagataaatagcacttgcttcacacaGTGCCATTTAGGGaagaataggaaaagaattattgggGGATTATTTTTTAACATGGCAATGAAATTTTTTGCCATAATTGAGGAAGATATGActcaaacaatttatgagaattatttaggAATTTTTAGAATGACAGaagtataggttgcttcacaacctaaggcaaataggataattcctttaatagaaaaggaatatttctAATAAAATAATATTGGGATTTgagctaggatgaaaatgacatgatctAGGGATGGTTTTGGAGATGACAAGCCACTATGAAACcgaggaagacatgatcttcccaagtttcaggaccacatagccacagaaaaaacaaattcaaatcaagaaatccaagaaaatcaaaagaaaaagaaaagggcaaaatccagGATGTTACaacctccttctcctccttaggGAGCACGCCACCTCTGCTTGGTTTTTTTTGCTGGAAGCGCCAGGAGCAGGAGCTGGAAGCAGCATccttttttgctgcaaccggccATCGCCGGAGCTGGGAACCAACACTGTGTTTGCTGGAACTGGCCGGAGCGGAAGCTGGAACTAGCATATAATTTTGCTTCAAAGCCCGCGGCCATGGCGCTGGTACAGGTGCGACGGCGTTGTGCGATGCCGCAAGTCACAAGTTGGAGCGGCGCCTAGGCTCACTGGATGTTGCAACTGGCGATCAAGTTTGTTGGAACCGGCGGGGAGCTTTGCTGGAACCTACACGTAAAAATACTATCACCAAGTTCATCCTGCTGGACTAGCGACACTTTGCTACAACTGCAGCCTGTTTTTGCTACCACCGGCGACTTTTTTTGCTACATGCATGCATGACGGTGTTGGTCAGCGGCGACGATGCATTTTATTTTTGCTGCAACCATTTTGAAATTTGCTGAAACCAGCATACAAAATAGCTGGAACGGGCTTTTCTTCCTTCAACGGTAACCATGGTGACCATGGGGTGAGCTGATTTGCTGCAACCGGCAAACCGAAAAGCTAGCACCGTTGAGCTGATTTGCTACGATGGCGAACAACGGTGCGCAAAGCGAGCACCCGTGCAGGGAGCATCAACGGCGAGGACGGCGGCCCCAATGCTGCAACCATTGCAGGGCGGAGGCTGCGAGCAGCCATGGGCGAGCTACATGCTCGTAACGGTGTTGCGCGCGGGGGTGGGTGGGGGGTGGGGAGTGGGGGATGGAAACGGCGGGGCAGCGACGAGACGGATGGCGGGGGTAGGGGGGAAATCAGACGGGCAAAGATGGTTTGATCTGGAGGCTCGCGCGTGACCGGCCAAAAGTTTCGGCCGGCGATCGCCATACGCATTCCTTCCCTCCAGGCGAGCGCGTGACGCTGCAGCACCGTGTTGCTTTGCCAATGGACACAGGGAAAAATAAGGCAGAAAAAAAAATGCCGACAAATAAAAAGAGCGGAAAGTGTCCCTGGAGTGGGTCGCACATGCTGGATTTCATGGACCTGCACAGCATCAGCATGGGACGGCGAAAACTAAACAAAGCATAAAGAGCAAGAATCTTTTAGTTGAGCAACAGCCACGACAGACTGAAGAAGGGAGCAACTGAATACCAGCGATAAATCCACGTTCTGGGAAAAAGATAGCATAGCACCACGAAACAAGAGCATCGAGTTATTCAGCACTCTAGCAGCAGCTTGGGATACAGAAGCAAGAACTGAAAATAGCTGGAGGATACCTTGAAAGAAGTAAAGAAACACGACGGAGATTAGATACAGAGGCCCTAGGTATCTATCTAGGGGTGTGAGAgtatactacaacaaggtttgctcgGCTCCAATGAGCGAGGGGCAATAACGGTGGCGCGCCTTTgctcgcttcagtgcttatagTCGTCACTAGATGGTCTAAGGATCTAGATTTAAATTTTACGTCTACTATTCTTTGTACTGCCCTAACAGatgatgaatagatcagaagtttttcCCGCAAAAAGAATAGCCTGCACGAGCAAGCTAAGCCAACCATTTGATTAAAACATGTGAACCACAGTTAGAGCGGCAGAAATCTGCAACAGCCATCCGAAAATGATTCAGAAATTTGGGTCACTGAGTGGACTCACCTGTCATGCGAATGATGTAGAGAAATGATGGGAGCAACCACTACCACTGTGACCAAGATTAGAGAAGAAGCTTCTAGTTAAGATCGGCCAAGAAAAGCAGTTGAAAAGAAACAACATAGATATTGGTGTTTCGTTATGCCCCTGGAACCACACCTTCAAAAATACTACATACCTGaaacctaaaatgcacaaaaataGTACGACAGCGCAACCAAAACTGTTTGGTCTGAACAACACATCCGGCTCAGAAATACTTCAAAGCCTTGGTGGCATTGATTTGGGACGTGGTTACAGGAGTGTATTTGGAGTTCACATGCTTTTGCTCCCATACACTTGGAACGAAGAATAGCTGACAGCTTAGGGTTGGAACACATTTGGCGAACTCCAAAAAGAACAGCACCTTAGTTTACAAGAGGGCGGGCAGGAGAGCTAACTAGGCATCTTCACAACTACAAAGGGCATACACAGATTCATGCTCAACAACTCAACGCCGATGCTTGAACAATCAAGCATCAGCTTCCAGCTTCTTAGAATTCAAGTTAAAGCACATGCACTTGTCTATAAGAGCCTCCGACTCGTTGCTGTATTCTTTGAACCTGTACTCGTCCAACTTGAAGGCTGATGGAACCTTCCCTTCACTGTAGCACCGGTTACACAAGCTAAAGGAGTGTTTTGTTTCCATGAACCGTGAACCGATGATAGGATATCTGCATATGGAGCAGGTGTGGCTGCCGTGGCGAACATGATCACTGCCTTCAAGCTTCACCAGTGTGGTTAGAATTCCAAACCCCCAATCAGGATCATTGAACATCTCGAGGAACTCTATGTACGATACCATGGTAGGGTCAGACTCCCCATGCATTTCAAGCATATCACTAGCCCCATGGGTTGGTATGTAAACGGCACGGAGAAGTTTAATGTAACTTAGCGCGTCACTCCTCCTGATCTGGCCCCTGCCACCTTCGCTTGCAGGACGCCAAAGAAGTGCATCGAAGACGACACGCTTGCGCCTATCCACAGGACCAGAACAGATTGGAGCAATAATAGCAAAGAACATCCCAAGATCAACGCGGCCAGAGCCAGACGCATCAAGGACCGAGAGAATTCTTTCGTTCATTGCTTTGACAGCACCCTGGAAGGTATCTGGCTTGAGGAAAGATAGGAGCCTGCGAAGAATAACCTCAAGAGCTGCTTTCCTGATCGACTTCTCTGGGATGCCAGTGCCTGAGTAGGATACGGGGACATCAGTCTCATTCATCTCTTTCCTCAGAAGCTCAGCATCACAGTGGCCAAGCTTTGTTGTCCTCTCGAAGGCCCTTATATCAAGGGCATTGGCCAAATCCTGCCGCAATGTGGTCTTACTTCCAACCCTCTTGAACTTGGATGCTTCTACAATAACAAAGGCTTCCTCTCCTTGAGCATCATGTTTTCCTTTTGAAGGCTTTGGCTTCTTTTTCTGCAGTGTCTTCAGATGTGAGATGGCATCATACACCTCCACCCTTTGTGTCATCTTAAATGCCTCCTTGAGTGCCTTCTTGGCCTCCTCAGACTCTCCCTGCCCAAGCAAAGCGACTGCCTTGTTTAGCTGAGCACGCCAATGGTTTGGTCGGATGCTCAGCACACGAGTATACATCTCCGCGGCTCGCACAAATCGGCATGCGTCCATGTTCAATCCACCAAGATTGTATAAGGCATCAACATGCCCAGGTTTAAGATCAATTGCTTTCTGGAACTCCTGAACTGCACGGTCATCGTCCCCTACTGCATGCAAGGCTGACCCAAGATCACAGTGCGCATCAGCATAGTCTGGCTTCAGGAAGATGGCCTCCTCCAGTGCCTTCTCGGCTGCACGGTATTCCCCAACACCAAAGAGTGCACTCCCAAGGAGCTTCAGCGCGCGGGCATGGGATGGGCACAGTATGGCAGCCTCTCGATAGTGCTCGCACGCACCAAGCACCATCCCCTCAGCCTCCATTGCAATACCAAGGTTGACATGGATCTGTGGGAGAATGTCCGCGGACTGGGAGTTACCTGCCTCTGCCGCCTCGAGGGCAAGGAGGAACTCCTCCTTGGCCTCGGCGTGGCGGCCCAGGGCGTAGAGGCAGTTACCAGCGCGGAAGTGCGGGCGGACGTCGGTGGGCTGAAGCTCGCAGCCACGGCGGAAGCTGGCAAGGGCGTCTCGGAAGAGGCGGTGCTCGGAGAGCGCCCGGCCGATGACCATGTGGTTGTCGAAGGCCTCCTCGCGAGAGCGGGAGGCGTCCGCGCGCGTGCGGAGAACAGCGAGCTCCTTGACGAAGGTGAGGTAGTCCCGGCTC is a genomic window containing:
- the LOC123092672 gene encoding uncharacterized TPR repeat-containing protein At1g05150, with the protein product MALSASAASAGRGARAEKVRRIFERFDANGDGGLDRAEMAKLVVAVNPRVKFSDDQISAILDEVFRTYAEFILPGGQGLSLTGLLRTYDDGAGDVDRDFLALSLPAVDSDASSPEIGPGDAASSPSPTSGAAVAASLLDDHLKPLGIGGTGPSSSSRAAVAAPAWATSPSHGIAFDSSWALLDDLEILVKRLRSKQLRKTSSIDTSGGGSNLDSFSEAGWSREISASADSGLASAPWDETSRDYLTFVKELAVLRTRADASRSREEAFDNHMVIGRALSEHRLFRDALASFRRGCELQPTDVRPHFRAGNCLYALGRHAEAKEEFLLALEAAEAGNSQSADILPQIHVNLGIAMEAEGMVLGACEHYREAAILCPSHARALKLLGSALFGVGEYRAAEKALEEAIFLKPDYADAHCDLGSALHAVGDDDRAVQEFQKAIDLKPGHVDALYNLGGLNMDACRFVRAAEMYTRVLSIRPNHWRAQLNKAVALLGQGESEEAKKALKEAFKMTQRVEVYDAISHLKTLQKKKPKPSKGKHDAQGEEAFVIVEASKFKRVGSKTTLRQDLANALDIRAFERTTKLGHCDAELLRKEMNETDVPVSYSGTGIPEKSIRKAALEVILRRLLSFLKPDTFQGAVKAMNERILSVLDASGSGRVDLGMFFAIIAPICSGPVDRRKRVVFDALLWRPASEGGRGQIRRSDALSYIKLLRAVYIPTHGASDMLEMHGESDPTMVSYIEFLEMFNDPDWGFGILTTLVKLEGSDHVRHGSHTCSICRYPIIGSRFMETKHSFSLCNRCYSEGKVPSAFKLDEYRFKEYSNESEALIDKCMCFNLNSKKLEADA